From the genome of Geobacter sp. SVR, one region includes:
- a CDS encoding MFS transporter, giving the protein MTVTPPASPAQGNPRLLRICCAVCFCCFFGAYMRIPVFPLHAASLGADTVRVGMLNALFLLMAGSLCVPAGMLSDRVGRRLPIMAGILVLGCSSLGLSFSSSVAHLAAVCVLSGIGTAVFAPPLMSYVADITPPARLGSAFGWYTTCLYGGMTIGPAAGGLLGRTLGFRPVFLISGLLIVALFGVVLFFLPPSRPHGTTAPQPAGAALLSTLCNRRLLVCLGSLLGSCIGYGLFITFMPLYARSLGLDSGHIGLVFAVQALSNALSRIPFGRLGDRLGDRSVLVVTGLVGFSLSLAILAGAKSLGLLLLGAAAFGVTLGVAFTALVALTADAAPREQRGLALGLYNSCLYLGMMLSSALMGLVIRRHGYGTAFYLCGGITLAVALLFFCLYRRPPAAAPEAAAWEASP; this is encoded by the coding sequence ATGACCGTCACACCACCCGCATCCCCGGCCCAGGGGAATCCGCGCCTGCTCCGGATCTGCTGCGCCGTCTGCTTCTGCTGCTTTTTCGGTGCCTACATGCGCATCCCGGTGTTTCCGCTCCATGCCGCCTCCCTGGGGGCCGACACCGTCCGGGTGGGCATGCTGAACGCCCTGTTCCTGCTGATGGCCGGTTCGCTGTGCGTGCCGGCCGGCATGCTCTCCGACCGGGTCGGCCGCAGGCTGCCGATCATGGCCGGCATCCTGGTCCTGGGCTGTTCCTCCCTGGGGCTGTCCTTCAGCAGCAGTGTCGCCCACCTGGCTGCGGTCTGCGTCCTGTCGGGCATCGGCACGGCGGTGTTCGCCCCGCCGCTGATGTCCTACGTGGCCGACATTACGCCGCCGGCCCGCCTGGGGAGCGCCTTTGGCTGGTATACCACCTGCCTGTACGGCGGCATGACTATCGGCCCGGCCGCAGGAGGACTGCTGGGGCGCACCCTGGGATTCCGGCCGGTCTTCCTGATCTCCGGGCTCCTGATCGTGGCGCTCTTCGGGGTGGTGCTGTTCTTCCTCCCGCCGTCCCGGCCGCACGGGACCACGGCCCCCCAGCCGGCCGGGGCGGCCCTGCTCTCCACCCTGTGCAACCGCCGGCTGCTGGTCTGCCTGGGCTCCCTGCTGGGCAGCTGCATCGGCTACGGCCTGTTCATCACCTTCATGCCGCTCTACGCCCGCAGCCTCGGCCTGGACTCGGGCCACATCGGCCTGGTCTTTGCCGTCCAGGCCCTGTCCAACGCGCTCTCTCGCATACCGTTCGGCCGTCTGGGAGACCGCCTGGGGGACCGCAGCGTACTGGTGGTCACCGGCCTGGTTGGCTTCAGCCTGTCCCTGGCGATTCTCGCCGGTGCCAAATCCCTGGGACTGCTGCTGCTCGGCGCCGCCGCCTTCGGCGTCACCCTGGGGGTGGCCTTCACGGCCCTGGTGGCGCTGACCGCCGATGCCGCCCCCCGCGAGCAGCGCGGGCTGGCCCTGGGACTCTACAACAGTTGCCTCTACCTGGGCATGATGCTCAGTTCGGCCCTGATGGGGCTGGTCATCCGCCGCCACGGCTACGGGACCGCCTTCTACCTCTGCGGCGGCATCACACTGGCAGTGGCGCTACTGTTCTTCTGCCTGTACCGCCGCCCCCCGGCCGCGGCCCCGGAAGCAGCGGCATGGGAGGCGAGCCCGTGA
- a CDS encoding formylglycine-generating enzyme family protein, translating into MIRIVPITTCTRIAIVLALLFVPGQVRAVVAPGRPDIAVPREAVRQQGRASERSAGPGDALVGMRFVTIKGGTFTMGDAFREGDRDETPTHEVQVDDFALAAVPVTKGQFRLFVNETGYRTDAEKGNGCYVEKGDIWNYDPAATWRSPGFIQDDSHPVVCVSWNDAVAFAEWLSRKSGRRYRLPTEAEWEYAARSGGKQERFAGFSDPTDFHRYGNFCDRTCSAEWRNTVQDDAFKYTSPVGHYLPNGLGLYDMAGNVCQWVADLYGERYYRESTRKLPLDGLYGGDLRRERARVNPQGPAEGRYRVLRGGSWNSAAIDARSAQRLRNKPEFRRSYIGFRLALSP; encoded by the coding sequence GTGATTCGAATCGTCCCTATCACCACATGCACGCGCATAGCCATTGTGCTGGCTCTGCTTTTTGTGCCCGGACAGGTCCGTGCCGTCGTAGCGCCGGGGCGTCCGGACATTGCCGTGCCGAGGGAGGCCGTGCGCCAGCAGGGGCGCGCTAGCGAACGGTCGGCCGGGCCTGGCGATGCGCTCGTGGGCATGCGCTTCGTCACCATCAAGGGAGGCACCTTTACCATGGGGGATGCCTTCCGAGAAGGGGACCGGGATGAAACGCCGACCCACGAGGTGCAGGTGGATGATTTCGCCCTGGCAGCAGTTCCGGTCACCAAGGGGCAGTTCCGCCTGTTCGTGAACGAGACCGGCTACCGCACCGATGCCGAAAAAGGCAATGGCTGCTATGTGGAGAAGGGGGACATCTGGAACTACGACCCGGCCGCCACCTGGCGCAGTCCGGGGTTCATCCAGGACGACAGCCATCCGGTGGTCTGCGTCTCCTGGAACGATGCCGTGGCGTTCGCGGAATGGCTCTCCCGCAAAAGCGGCCGTCGCTACCGCCTGCCGACCGAGGCGGAATGGGAGTATGCTGCCCGCAGCGGCGGAAAGCAGGAGCGTTTCGCCGGCTTCAGCGATCCAACCGACTTTCACCGTTACGGAAACTTCTGCGACCGCACCTGTTCCGCCGAGTGGCGGAACACGGTCCAGGACGACGCCTTCAAATACACCTCTCCGGTGGGGCACTACCTTCCCAACGGGTTGGGGCTGTACGACATGGCCGGCAATGTCTGCCAGTGGGTGGCCGATCTCTACGGTGAACGCTACTACCGCGAGAGCACCAGAAAGCTGCCCCTGGACGGCCTCTACGGCGGCGACCTGCGGCGGGAGCGGGCCCGCGTCAATCCGCAGGGGCCGGCCGAAGGCAGATACCGGGTGCTGCGGGGGGGCTCGTGGAACTCGGCCGCCATCGACGCCCGTTCGGCCCAGCGCCTGCGGAACAAGCCGGAATTCCGGCGCAGCTACATCGGCTTCCGCCTGGCCCTGTCCCCCTGA
- a CDS encoding M20/M25/M40 family metallo-hydrolase, which produces MINKERLYSSFMELCAIDSEPTRERLMADRLTDLLSGLGFIVTEDDAGQKIGGNAGNLMARLAGTGPGEPLLFSCHLDRVVPGTGVKPRIEGDFIVSDGTTVLGADDAAGLAAILEGVTTLRERKLPHPPIELVLTVAEELALAGSPHFDTDQITAGYGFVLDASGRVGEIVTQAPEQVKFKAVFHGRSTHAGAAPEQGSSAIQMAGVAISRMQLLRIDQETTANIGSISSVGPTNIVPDRCELEGEVRSLEPAKVRAQVAAVTNALESAAAEYGSTVDITVVPCYPAYRLAEDAAPVQRAARAARRIGVPVRFKPTGGGSDANIFNHKGITSVVLSCGYGKPHTTEERIALEQLALLAEWVVAIIGDEQAPEWEPPAAGL; this is translated from the coding sequence ATGATCAACAAGGAACGGCTCTATTCCAGCTTCATGGAGCTGTGTGCCATAGACTCCGAACCGACCCGTGAGCGGCTGATGGCGGACCGGCTCACGGACCTGCTGTCCGGGCTCGGTTTCATTGTTACGGAGGATGATGCGGGGCAGAAGATCGGCGGCAATGCCGGCAACCTCATGGCCCGCCTGGCAGGCACCGGGCCAGGGGAACCGCTCCTGTTTTCCTGTCACCTGGACCGGGTCGTACCGGGCACCGGGGTCAAACCGCGCATCGAGGGTGATTTCATCGTCAGCGACGGTACCACGGTGCTGGGCGCCGACGATGCCGCCGGCCTGGCCGCCATTCTCGAAGGGGTGACAACGCTCAGAGAACGGAAGCTCCCCCACCCCCCTATCGAACTGGTCCTGACGGTGGCCGAGGAGCTGGCCCTGGCTGGTTCGCCCCATTTCGACACCGATCAGATCACGGCCGGATACGGATTTGTCCTGGACGCGTCCGGCCGGGTGGGAGAGATCGTGACCCAGGCACCGGAGCAGGTGAAGTTCAAGGCAGTGTTCCACGGCCGTAGCACCCATGCCGGCGCTGCCCCGGAACAGGGCTCCTCGGCCATTCAGATGGCCGGCGTAGCCATCAGCCGGATGCAGCTATTGCGGATCGACCAGGAGACCACCGCCAATATCGGCAGTATATCCAGCGTGGGGCCGACCAACATCGTGCCGGACCGCTGCGAACTGGAGGGGGAAGTCCGTTCGCTGGAACCGGCCAAAGTGCGAGCCCAAGTGGCAGCCGTCACCAACGCCCTGGAGTCGGCCGCTGCGGAATACGGCAGCACCGTGGATATCACGGTGGTGCCCTGCTATCCGGCCTACCGACTGGCAGAAGACGCGGCTCCGGTGCAGCGGGCCGCTCGGGCCGCCCGACGGATCGGCGTGCCGGTCCGGTTCAAACCCACGGGCGGTGGCTCGGACGCCAACATCTTCAACCACAAAGGCATAACGTCTGTGGTGCTGAGTTGCGGCTACGGAAAGCCCCACACTACCGAAGAGCGCATCGCCCTGGAACAACTGGCACTGCTGGCGGAGTGGGTCGTGGCCATCATCGGCGACGAACAGGCCCCTGAGTGGGAACCGCCGGCGGCCGGGCTATAA
- a CDS encoding toxin-antitoxin system HicB family antitoxin yields MKNVKKYPFDVRALTNEEGGGYLVSFPDFNECIADGETVEEAIAEGYQALAAVIATLEEQGLPVPEPGSFGAFSGKFVQRLPKSVHARLQARARQEGVSLNALATTYIVEGLSRKAA; encoded by the coding sequence ATGAAAAACGTGAAAAAATATCCTTTTGATGTGCGGGCCCTTACGAATGAAGAAGGGGGCGGCTATCTGGTCAGTTTTCCGGATTTCAACGAGTGCATCGCCGATGGTGAAACCGTGGAGGAAGCAATCGCAGAGGGCTATCAAGCGCTTGCCGCGGTGATTGCTACATTGGAAGAACAGGGGCTGCCGGTACCGGAGCCGGGCAGCTTCGGCGCATTCTCCGGTAAATTCGTCCAGCGCCTTCCAAAAAGCGTCCATGCCCGACTACAGGCCCGTGCACGTCAGGAAGGTGTCAGCCTCAATGCCCTGGCCACGACGTACATCGTGGAAGGATTGTCCCGGAAAGCGGCATAG
- a CDS encoding GNAT family N-acetyltransferase: protein MDDPVTEVEIRNACQKDADRIAGLLTQLGYPGTERFISEKIEALTRHPDEELAVVVENGEILGVISVHFIPQLALPGDFARISYLCVDEAARSRGVGRLLEAWCEQIARERGCDRIELHCHSRREAAHRFYHRRGYEESPKYLMKRITRSKNAHYTT from the coding sequence ATGGACGACCCGGTGACAGAGGTGGAAATTCGAAACGCCTGCCAGAAGGATGCGGACAGGATTGCCGGTTTGCTGACCCAGTTGGGGTATCCCGGCACGGAACGGTTCATCAGTGAGAAGATCGAGGCCTTGACGCGACATCCCGACGAAGAACTGGCGGTGGTGGTGGAAAACGGGGAAATTCTAGGGGTGATCTCGGTGCATTTCATCCCGCAGCTTGCCCTACCGGGCGACTTTGCCCGCATCAGTTACCTCTGCGTCGACGAAGCGGCCAGAAGCCGCGGCGTGGGGCGTCTGCTGGAAGCATGGTGCGAGCAAATCGCGCGGGAACGCGGCTGCGACCGGATCGAACTGCACTGCCACAGCCGGCGCGAGGCGGCGCACCGCTTTTATCACCGCCGGGGGTACGAGGAATCGCCCAAATATCTGATGAAGAGGATCACGCGCAGCAAAAATGCGCATTACACGACGTGA
- the fosX gene encoding FosX/FosE/FosI family fosfomycin resistance hydrolase — MIEGISHITFIVRDLDRMALFLCKGLGATEIYDETKNFSLSREKFFLLGGVWIAAMEGEPPAVRSYRHLAFKVASADLPGYRARLESLGVEFLPPRGRVAGEGESLYFYDFDNHLFELHAGTLEERLARYAG; from the coding sequence TTGATCGAGGGAATCAGCCATATCACCTTCATCGTGCGGGATCTCGACCGGATGGCGCTTTTCCTGTGCAAGGGGCTGGGTGCCACGGAGATATACGACGAAACAAAGAATTTCTCTCTGTCGAGAGAAAAGTTCTTTCTCCTCGGCGGTGTCTGGATCGCTGCCATGGAAGGGGAACCGCCGGCCGTAAGGTCGTATCGGCACCTTGCCTTCAAGGTGGCGTCTGCCGACCTGCCGGGATACAGGGCCAGGCTGGAGTCGCTCGGCGTCGAATTCCTGCCGCCCCGCGGAAGGGTGGCGGGAGAGGGAGAGTCGCTGTACTTCTACGACTTCGACAATCACCTGTTCGAGCTGCATGCCGGCACGCTTGAGGAGCGGCTTGCCCGCTATGCCGGATAG
- a CDS encoding DMT family transporter, translating into MEQTSPDIATVQAVDPAPCRNVAEAMLHGGRGMAYAALIAGVLCISGSALFVKLAGVPGPVSAFYRFLITGLVLVPWWLSSGAARPSGVRLWLTLAGGIFLALDLILWNTSIMLTTASTATLLGNNAPIWVGLGAWLIFRERLSGRYWFGLLTALAGMALVVGTTGWSASGPGKGDLMAVAAGFFYGAYLLTTQKARSSIDTLTFMTFSVAAGTVLLLVLNLSLGLPLAGYGARSWAYLAALALVSHLGGWLAVNYALGHLKASAVSVSLLAQVVVTAALAAPLLGEHLTLRQLLGGGLVLAGIYLVISRRRVT; encoded by the coding sequence TTGGAACAAACATCACCCGACATAGCCACAGTTCAGGCCGTTGATCCGGCACCGTGCCGGAATGTTGCGGAAGCGATGCTTCACGGCGGCCGGGGCATGGCCTATGCTGCACTGATCGCCGGCGTGCTCTGCATCAGCGGCTCCGCCCTGTTCGTCAAACTGGCCGGCGTGCCGGGTCCGGTGTCGGCCTTCTATCGTTTCCTGATCACCGGCCTCGTGCTGGTGCCCTGGTGGCTTTCCTCCGGCGCGGCCCGGCCCTCCGGGGTGCGGCTGTGGCTCACCCTGGCCGGTGGCATCTTCCTGGCCCTGGACCTGATTCTCTGGAATACCAGCATCATGCTCACCACCGCCTCCACCGCCACTCTGCTGGGGAACAACGCTCCGATCTGGGTGGGACTGGGCGCCTGGTTGATCTTCCGGGAACGCCTGAGCGGCCGCTACTGGTTCGGCCTGCTCACCGCCCTGGCAGGGATGGCGCTGGTGGTCGGGACAACGGGATGGAGCGCCTCCGGCCCCGGTAAGGGGGACCTGATGGCGGTGGCGGCCGGATTCTTCTACGGCGCCTACCTGCTGACGACCCAGAAGGCGCGCTCCAGCATCGACACCCTGACCTTCATGACCTTTTCCGTGGCAGCCGGCACAGTCCTGCTGCTGGTCCTCAATCTCTCCCTGGGGCTGCCCCTGGCCGGCTACGGCGCCCGCTCCTGGGCCTATCTGGCGGCCCTGGCCCTGGTCTCGCACCTGGGGGGCTGGCTGGCGGTCAACTATGCGCTGGGGCACCTGAAGGCATCGGCGGTGTCGGTGTCTCTGCTGGCTCAGGTGGTGGTCACGGCGGCCCTGGCCGCACCGCTCCTGGGGGAACACCTCACCCTGCGGCAACTGCTCGGGGGAGGGCTGGTACTGGCCGGCATCTACCTGGTCATCAGCCGGCGTCGGGTGACGTAA
- a CDS encoding nitrogenase component 1: protein MAQIIDQVRHVCTLGGLQSVLAIDRAIPILHAGPGCGQKLWGAVGLQNGGQGSGYAGGHTVPCTNATERDVVFGATDKLHEVVENTFKVIDADFFAVLTGCTSDIVGDDVGDVVRRFQKQGKPIVWAETGGFKGSNFIGHELVLEAIIDQYLKPGAETVRGLVNVWAVVPYQDPFWTGVYAELGELLTATGLTPNIIFGPRGGVAALDRVPTAQFNLLVSPWVGLKAVQRLEEKFDTPFLHSPVLPIGPTETGKFLRALAGFADLDAKRVEAYIAEREDHYYHFIERAAEVLLETRFLPRHFTTITDSAYGLGLAKFLVSDLGLIPDRLYVTDGIPDHLQAGVAGYFKDLGEGIGAEVTFTPDGGQVQSELRATKFRSRPLILGSSWERPLAKDLNGFALSVSMPVSDRLVFDRSYVGYTGALRLVEDIYSAILSDFQ, encoded by the coding sequence ATGGCGCAGATCATCGATCAGGTTCGTCACGTCTGTACTTTGGGGGGATTACAGTCGGTCCTGGCCATCGACCGGGCCATCCCGATCCTGCACGCCGGGCCGGGCTGCGGCCAGAAGCTGTGGGGCGCCGTGGGGCTCCAGAACGGCGGCCAGGGCTCGGGCTATGCCGGGGGACACACCGTCCCCTGCACCAACGCCACGGAGCGGGACGTAGTCTTCGGCGCCACGGACAAGCTCCACGAGGTTGTCGAGAACACCTTCAAGGTGATTGACGCGGATTTCTTTGCAGTCCTGACCGGCTGCACCTCGGACATCGTCGGGGACGACGTGGGGGACGTGGTACGCCGTTTCCAGAAGCAGGGCAAGCCCATCGTCTGGGCCGAGACCGGCGGTTTCAAGGGCTCCAACTTCATCGGCCATGAGCTGGTGCTGGAGGCCATCATCGACCAGTACCTGAAGCCGGGCGCCGAGACGGTCCGGGGGCTGGTGAACGTCTGGGCCGTGGTCCCCTACCAGGACCCATTCTGGACCGGCGTCTACGCCGAGCTGGGGGAACTCTTGACCGCCACCGGCCTCACGCCCAACATCATCTTTGGCCCACGGGGCGGCGTGGCGGCCCTGGATCGGGTCCCTACGGCCCAGTTCAACCTGCTGGTCTCCCCCTGGGTGGGGCTCAAGGCGGTACAGCGGCTGGAGGAAAAATTCGACACACCGTTTCTGCACTCCCCGGTGCTTCCCATCGGCCCGACCGAGACCGGCAAGTTCCTGCGCGCCCTGGCCGGGTTCGCCGACTTGGACGCGAAGCGGGTGGAGGCGTACATCGCGGAGCGGGAGGATCACTACTATCACTTCATCGAACGGGCCGCGGAGGTGCTGCTGGAGACGCGCTTTTTGCCGCGCCACTTCACCACCATCACCGACAGCGCCTACGGGCTGGGGCTGGCCAAGTTCCTGGTGAGCGACCTGGGGCTGATCCCGGACCGCCTCTACGTGACCGACGGCATCCCCGACCACCTCCAGGCCGGCGTGGCCGGATACTTCAAGGACCTGGGCGAAGGGATCGGCGCCGAGGTGACCTTCACTCCGGACGGCGGCCAGGTGCAGAGCGAGCTGCGCGCCACCAAATTCCGTTCGCGGCCGCTGATACTCGGCTCGTCCTGGGAGCGCCCCCTGGCAAAGGATCTGAACGGGTTCGCCCTGTCGGTTTCCATGCCGGTCAGCGACCGCCTGGTGTTCGATCGTTCCTACGTGGGCTACACCGGTGCCCTGCGGCTGGTGGAGGATATCTACTCCGCTATTCTGTCGGATTTCCAGTGA
- a CDS encoding nitrogenase component 1, which yields MGIIDIKRNEVPIRENRLKAITGYVGTIGDLHGQATTCSAQNRERCFTQASACSSGCCQNQLGSITDALVINHAPVGCAADSVPGNVNYKSGARLRGLEYRNVQIISTNLEERDTVFGATEKLRDTILQAYERYKPNAIFVTTSCVSGIIGEDIQSVLNELKDELGIPLVPAFCEGFKTKVWASGFDAAFHAVLHGIVEPPRSGFTSNTVNFVNFRGSARREIIATFAKLGVEPVFLLQHSSVEQIRRISEARATVSICGTLGSYLGNGLEQYYGVSYVKTEQPHGITGYKNWLRSLGDLLGERDAVEAHISAEETRIADELADIRAKLKGKTAVVGMGPSFGHNYTRVLRELGVEVIWAATWHFDQNYDHGEVPESTKRLAEADESLGVSVGDQQNYEIVNLLGKLKPDIYVTRHGGSSVWATKMGIASYMITDEYAAFGFNGILNFGNVIIDKLTNRSLARKLAERIKLPYSDWWISQDSFSLLEAAGGY from the coding sequence ATGGGCATCATAGACATCAAACGGAACGAGGTGCCGATCCGGGAGAACCGGTTGAAGGCCATCACCGGCTATGTCGGCACCATCGGCGACCTGCACGGGCAGGCCACCACCTGCAGCGCACAGAACCGGGAACGCTGCTTCACCCAGGCCAGCGCCTGCTCGTCGGGCTGCTGCCAGAACCAGCTCGGCAGCATCACGGACGCGCTGGTGATCAACCATGCGCCGGTGGGCTGTGCGGCCGATTCGGTGCCGGGCAACGTCAACTACAAGTCCGGGGCGCGCCTGCGGGGGCTGGAATACCGCAACGTCCAGATCATCAGCACCAATCTGGAGGAGCGGGACACAGTCTTCGGCGCCACGGAAAAGCTGCGGGACACGATCCTCCAGGCCTATGAACGCTACAAGCCCAACGCCATCTTCGTCACTACCTCCTGCGTCTCCGGGATCATCGGCGAGGACATCCAGAGCGTGCTGAACGAACTGAAGGACGAACTGGGCATACCGCTGGTGCCGGCCTTCTGCGAGGGGTTCAAGACCAAGGTCTGGGCCAGCGGCTTCGACGCCGCCTTTCACGCGGTGCTGCACGGCATCGTGGAGCCGCCCCGATCCGGCTTCACGTCCAACACCGTGAACTTCGTCAACTTCCGCGGCAGTGCCCGCAGGGAGATCATCGCCACCTTCGCCAAGCTGGGGGTGGAGCCGGTCTTCCTCCTCCAGCACAGCAGCGTGGAGCAGATCCGGCGGATCTCCGAGGCCCGGGCCACGGTCAGCATCTGCGGCACCCTGGGGAGTTACCTGGGCAACGGCCTGGAGCAGTATTACGGCGTGTCCTACGTCAAGACCGAGCAGCCCCACGGCATCACCGGCTACAAGAACTGGCTGCGCTCCCTGGGGGACCTGCTGGGTGAACGGGACGCGGTGGAGGCTCATATCAGCGCCGAGGAGACGCGCATCGCCGACGAACTGGCGGACATCCGCGCCAAGCTGAAGGGCAAGACCGCCGTGGTCGGCATGGGGCCGAGCTTCGGCCACAACTATACCCGTGTCCTGCGGGAACTGGGCGTAGAGGTGATCTGGGCCGCCACCTGGCACTTCGACCAGAACTACGACCACGGCGAGGTGCCGGAATCCACCAAGCGGCTGGCCGAGGCGGACGAGAGCCTGGGGGTCAGCGTGGGGGACCAGCAGAACTACGAGATCGTCAACCTGCTGGGCAAGCTCAAGCCGGACATCTACGTCACCCGCCACGGCGGCTCCTCGGTCTGGGCCACCAAGATGGGAATCGCCTCCTACATGATCACCGACGAATACGCGGCCTTCGGCTTCAACGGCATCCTCAACTTCGGCAACGTGATCATCGACAAGCTGACCAACCGTTCCCTGGCACGCAAGCTGGCGGAGCGGATCAAGCTGCCCTACAGCGACTGGTGGATCTCCCAGGACAGCTTTTCGCTTCTCGAAGCGGCGGGGGGGTACTGA
- a CDS encoding cysteine rich repeat-containing protein: protein MKVKYVLSLAAPLTIFFATAALAAQGPCAEDINKLCKDVTPGSGKVLACLKANEASVSSACKEHLGEMKQKLKAVQKACHDDVEQFCSEVKPGKGAIAKCLKEHSDQVSVVCKETIAKNKEKQ from the coding sequence ATGAAAGTTAAATACGTGTTATCTTTGGCAGCCCCGCTCACCATCTTTTTTGCTACCGCAGCCTTGGCCGCGCAAGGCCCCTGCGCCGAGGACATCAACAAACTGTGCAAGGACGTGACCCCCGGTAGCGGAAAGGTTCTTGCCTGCCTTAAGGCGAATGAGGCATCAGTATCATCTGCTTGCAAGGAGCATCTGGGCGAGATGAAACAAAAGCTGAAGGCAGTCCAGAAGGCATGTCATGATGACGTAGAACAATTCTGTTCCGAGGTCAAGCCCGGGAAAGGTGCGATCGCTAAATGCCTGAAAGAACACTCCGATCAAGTGTCCGTCGTGTGCAAGGAGACAATAGCCAAAAACAAAGAAAAACAATAG
- a CDS encoding carboxymuconolactone decarboxylase family protein, whose amino-acid sequence MQDHLNAKQRAIIPIAAFTANGDLIRLKTALSDGLDAGLTVNEIKEILVQLYAYAGFPRSLNGISTFMAVMNERGGKGIKDEIGKEASPMPTSKSSLQMGTKNQTQLVGQPVTGPLYDFAPIIDQFLKAHLFGDIFQRDVLNWQDRELATVAALAAIEGVNPQLQGHMAIGMHNGLSPGQLRELVDILQIECGAKVADNAGAVLDQVLKIPKVKNMSQKNDDAANGGIFYRGDKNDKYAKYFTGTSYLNMLSTERVFIGNVTFEPGCRNFWHIHHKGGQILLVTGGRGWYQEWGKPARELHAGDVVNIAPETKHWHGAAKDSWFSHVAVEVPAEGGSNEWLEPVSDDEYNRLP is encoded by the coding sequence ATGCAAGATCATCTGAATGCAAAGCAGCGAGCCATCATTCCTATCGCGGCTTTCACGGCCAACGGAGACCTTATCCGCTTGAAAACGGCCTTAAGTGACGGACTTGATGCGGGGCTGACCGTAAATGAAATAAAGGAAATCCTTGTCCAGCTGTACGCCTACGCGGGCTTCCCTCGGAGCCTGAATGGCATTAGCACGTTCATGGCCGTTATGAACGAGCGCGGGGGAAAAGGCATCAAGGACGAGATCGGCAAGGAGGCCAGCCCGATGCCGACAAGTAAAAGCAGCCTTCAGATGGGCACGAAAAACCAGACGCAACTGGTTGGCCAACCTGTGACAGGACCGCTGTATGATTTTGCCCCGATCATCGACCAGTTCTTGAAAGCTCACCTCTTCGGCGACATTTTCCAGCGCGACGTGCTGAACTGGCAAGACCGGGAATTGGCGACAGTGGCAGCTCTGGCCGCTATCGAGGGGGTTAACCCACAGTTGCAGGGGCATATGGCTATCGGCATGCACAACGGCCTGTCGCCTGGGCAGCTTCGGGAACTGGTGGACATTCTGCAAATCGAATGCGGTGCAAAGGTTGCGGATAACGCCGGAGCCGTTCTTGATCAGGTCTTGAAAATTCCCAAGGTGAAAAATATGAGTCAAAAAAATGATGATGCAGCCAACGGCGGAATCTTTTACCGGGGGGACAAGAATGACAAATATGCAAAATATTTTACCGGCACCAGTTACCTCAATATGCTGTCCACCGAAAGGGTTTTTATCGGCAACGTGACCTTTGAGCCCGGCTGCCGCAATTTCTGGCACATTCACCACAAGGGAGGGCAGATCCTTCTCGTGACCGGGGGACGCGGCTGGTATCAGGAGTGGGGGAAACCAGCACGGGAACTGCACGCAGGTGACGTAGTCAATATTGCCCCGGAAACCAAACACTGGCATGGAGCCGCAAAAGACAGTTGGTTTTCTCATGTAGCGGTTGAAGTTCCGGCAGAGGGTGGTTCAAATGAATGGCTTGAACCGGTTTCTGACGACGAATACAACCGGTTGCCGTAA